The Pricia mediterranea genome includes a window with the following:
- a CDS encoding histidinol-phosphatase yields MRSDNLFLAVFLLGFMAHGTILSQDKTWYKGNLHAHSYWSDGNEFPEIIMDWYKTNGYDFTVLSDHNTLAEGEMWITLSEKEYLQEAFHDYLDHYGESWVEHQLDSTGRTKVKLKTLEEYRSLFEEDGEFLIIQSEEITSNFGDKPIHINASNIQEKISPKEGGNVAEIIQNNIDAILEQRERLNVPIMPHINHPNFGYGISADDFMQLNDVRFFEVYNGHPLVNNDGDSTHLDTESMWDLINASYLQEGKPLLYGVATDDSHNYHRFDKSYSNPGRGWVMVRADSLTASSIITAMENGDFYASTGVLLKGLETGNDSLQIEIAAEPDVGYEIQLIGKDPASDAYQIIERVKGTKASFTLPHGYGFVRAKVVSDQTNQNFFDETEYEKAWTQPIGIKKPN; encoded by the coding sequence ATGAGGTCGGATAATCTATTTTTAGCAGTATTTCTTTTGGGTTTTATGGCCCATGGTACGATTTTGTCGCAAGATAAAACATGGTACAAAGGCAACCTACATGCCCATTCCTACTGGAGCGACGGAAATGAATTTCCGGAAATAATCATGGATTGGTACAAGACCAACGGATACGATTTTACAGTACTCTCGGACCATAATACCTTAGCGGAGGGCGAAATGTGGATTACCTTATCCGAAAAAGAATATTTGCAAGAAGCCTTTCATGACTATCTTGACCACTATGGGGAGTCGTGGGTAGAACATCAATTGGACAGTACGGGCCGAACCAAAGTCAAACTAAAGACGTTGGAGGAATATAGGTCCCTTTTTGAGGAAGACGGGGAGTTCTTGATCATTCAGTCGGAAGAAATAACCAGTAATTTTGGAGACAAGCCCATCCATATCAACGCGTCCAACATCCAAGAAAAAATAAGTCCCAAGGAGGGTGGGAACGTTGCGGAAATCATCCAAAATAATATCGATGCCATTTTGGAGCAGCGCGAAAGACTGAACGTACCGATTATGCCCCACATCAACCATCCGAATTTTGGATATGGTATTTCAGCCGACGACTTTATGCAGTTGAACGATGTGCGTTTTTTTGAGGTTTATAATGGACATCCTTTGGTCAATAACGACGGGGATTCGACACATCTGGACACCGAATCCATGTGGGATTTGATCAACGCTTCCTACCTACAGGAAGGCAAGCCCCTGTTATATGGGGTGGCCACCGACGACAGTCATAATTACCATCGGTTCGATAAGAGTTATAGCAATCCCGGAAGAGGTTGGGTCATGGTCAGGGCGGACTCTTTGACCGCTTCCAGTATAATCACAGCCATGGAAAATGGCGATTTCTACGCCTCGACCGGAGTGCTATTGAAAGGTCTGGAAACGGGCAACGACAGCCTACAGATAGAAATAGCCGCTGAACCTGATGTGGGGTACGAAATTCAGCTTATTGGAAAGGATCCGGCGTCCGACGCTTACCAAATTATAGAGCGGGTAAAAGGCACAAAGGCGAGTTTCACACTACCTCACGGATATGGCTTTGTACGAGCTAAGGTCGTATCGGACCAAACGAACCAAAATTTTTTCGACGAGACCGAATACGAAAAAGCTTGGACACAGCCCATAGGCATTAAAAAACCAAACTGA